A window of the Candidatus Neomarinimicrobiota bacterium genome harbors these coding sequences:
- a CDS encoding NAD(P)/FAD-dependent oxidoreductase has translation MPGVKKYDAIVIGGGHNGLTAAAYLSRAGKKVLVLERRYILGGAAVTEEIYPGFKFSVCSYVVSLMKPNVMRELMLPKFGLELLPLESTFTPLNNDYLLRTADADQTYREIARHSVRDAEAYMRFGPLMGQIGMAVRPILETIAPNAIRPSLSDLSKTKKLLDHFKTLSSEQFEYLTKLMTMSSADFLDEWFEFEPLKASMAASGIIGTFMGPRSPGSAYVMLHHYMGDIDGAFRAWGFQRGGTGGVSMAIARSAEHFGAEILTEAAVEKVIVKNGKAVGVALENGDEYKSNIVISGLDPKLSFLKMVDESDLPSDFVTDIKNFRIRGSSGKVNLALDGLPNFTCLPGEGHHLRGAISISPSYDHLERAYDDAKYGNFSQEPYMDIIIPSMLDPDMAPPGKHVMSCFVQYAPYDIKGGWNDQKREDFGDAVINTIARFAPNIKDIILHRQVLTPADIESTFGMTEGNIFHGELTLQQLFSMRPAVKWADYTTPIKNYFQCGSGTHPGGGITGSPGEMAAKKILGIWS, from the coding sequence ATGCCCGGCGTAAAAAAATACGATGCCATTGTTATTGGTGGCGGTCATAATGGACTCACGGCAGCGGCTTATCTGTCCCGCGCCGGTAAAAAAGTTCTTGTCCTTGAGCGACGATACATTCTCGGTGGTGCAGCAGTCACAGAAGAAATCTATCCCGGTTTTAAATTTTCTGTTTGCTCTTATGTCGTGAGTCTCATGAAGCCTAACGTCATGCGCGAATTGATGCTTCCCAAATTCGGTTTGGAGCTCCTTCCGTTAGAAAGCACTTTTACTCCGTTGAATAATGATTACCTTTTACGGACGGCAGACGCAGATCAAACGTATCGTGAAATTGCTCGCCATTCTGTCCGGGATGCTGAAGCCTATATGCGATTTGGCCCACTTATGGGTCAAATTGGAATGGCTGTTCGTCCTATTCTTGAAACAATTGCACCGAATGCCATTCGCCCATCTTTATCAGATTTATCTAAAACAAAAAAATTATTAGACCATTTTAAAACGCTATCATCAGAACAATTCGAGTATTTGACCAAACTCATGACCATGAGTTCTGCTGATTTTCTGGATGAATGGTTCGAGTTTGAACCCCTGAAAGCATCCATGGCTGCCAGCGGAATTATTGGCACATTCATGGGTCCCCGCTCTCCCGGCTCTGCCTATGTAATGCTCCATCATTATATGGGCGACATTGACGGTGCTTTTCGCGCATGGGGATTTCAGCGAGGTGGCACCGGTGGCGTGAGTATGGCCATTGCCCGATCGGCCGAACATTTTGGTGCTGAAATTTTAACAGAAGCAGCAGTAGAAAAAGTCATCGTAAAAAATGGAAAGGCAGTCGGGGTCGCTTTAGAAAATGGCGACGAATACAAATCAAATATTGTTATTTCAGGACTAGATCCAAAATTGTCCTTTTTAAAAATGGTGGATGAAAGCGATCTTCCATCTGACTTCGTGACCGATATTAAAAATTTCAGAATTCGCGGCTCTTCAGGGAAAGTGAATCTTGCCTTGGATGGTTTGCCGAATTTTACCTGTCTCCCTGGCGAAGGTCATCATCTCCGTGGCGCTATTTCTATCAGTCCCAGTTATGATCATTTAGAACGAGCTTATGATGATGCCAAGTATGGCAATTTTTCCCAAGAACCTTATATGGATATTATTATACCATCCATGTTAGATCCAGACATGGCGCCCCCGGGAAAACATGTTATGTCCTGTTTTGTTCAGTATGCACCTTACGATATAAAAGGCGGTTGGAATGACCAAAAACGGGAAGATTTCGGTGATGCCGTCATAAATACAATCGCCCGTTTTGCGCCCAATATCAAAGATATTATTTTGCATCGGCAAGTATTAACACCGGCGGATATTGAATCCACTTTCGGCATGACAGAAGGCAATATTTTCCATGGCGAACTAACGCTTCAGCAATTGTTTTCCATGCGGCCAGCCGTAAAATGGGCCGACTATACAACGCCGATAAAAAACTATTTTCAATGCGGATCCGGCACCCATCCCGGCGGTGGAATCACAGGATCACCTGGCGAAATGGCGGCAAAAAAGATTTTAGGGATTTGGTCATGA
- a CDS encoding aminomethyl transferase family protein, translated as MNCENQFTAHTQLKLSPFFERTSKLNESQEWRRWSGFLAATNYELHHENEYFAIRTKAGLLDITPLKKYIIEGPDAQIFLNRLVTRNIAICKVGQVMYSPWCDEFGKVIDDGTIQRLSENKFRITSAEPNLDWIQHNASGMNLTVTDDSFTTAALALQGPNSRTILNAVASDSLDSLKFFWMMDTTFGNISVSISRTGYTGDLGYEIWMDPKDAIAVWDLLLEKGKSFGITPTGLQALDIARIEAGLILLDVDYVSSRHAIIESRKSSPYELGLGWAVKMKKKYFIGKKALEAELARGPEWDFVGIEIQWHELEKHFRKAGLAPGLPSAAWRTSTPLYKGNKQVGYATSGAWSPILKRYIALAHVKSEFSVEGSELMFELKVEHYRKLTPAKVVKTPFFDPERKRSCPA; from the coding sequence ATGAACTGCGAAAACCAATTCACAGCCCATACCCAATTAAAACTATCTCCCTTTTTTGAGCGAACATCCAAGCTCAATGAATCCCAGGAATGGCGGCGGTGGTCCGGGTTTTTAGCGGCCACTAATTATGAGCTTCATCATGAAAATGAATATTTCGCTATTCGGACGAAAGCAGGCCTATTAGACATAACACCTTTAAAAAAATATATTATTGAAGGACCGGATGCACAAATATTTCTTAATCGATTGGTAACTCGAAATATTGCCATCTGCAAAGTTGGTCAGGTTATGTATAGTCCCTGGTGCGATGAATTCGGCAAGGTGATCGATGACGGCACGATTCAACGATTATCAGAAAATAAATTTCGCATTACCAGTGCTGAACCAAATTTGGATTGGATTCAACATAATGCCTCAGGGATGAATCTTACTGTAACGGATGATTCATTCACAACGGCAGCACTGGCGCTCCAAGGGCCAAACTCCCGAACTATTCTCAATGCAGTGGCATCTGATTCATTAGACAGTCTAAAATTTTTCTGGATGATGGATACAACATTTGGTAATATTTCTGTATCTATTTCCCGTACAGGATACACTGGCGATTTGGGTTACGAAATCTGGATGGATCCTAAAGATGCCATAGCCGTTTGGGATTTGCTTTTGGAAAAAGGAAAATCATTTGGTATCACACCCACCGGTCTCCAAGCTTTGGACATTGCCCGGATTGAAGCGGGACTCATCCTGCTTGATGTTGATTATGTATCATCCCGCCACGCTATCATTGAATCCCGAAAATCGTCACCTTACGAATTGGGGTTAGGTTGGGCGGTAAAAATGAAGAAAAAATATTTTATCGGGAAAAAAGCATTAGAAGCTGAATTGGCTCGCGGCCCGGAATGGGACTTTGTGGGCATAGAAATCCAGTGGCATGAATTAGAAAAACATTTTCGCAAGGCTGGTTTAGCGCCGGGACTCCCCAGCGCTGCTTGGCGAACCAGCACCCCCTTATATAAAGGAAATAAACAAGTGGGTTATGCCACCAGCGGTGCATGGTCACCCATCCTGAAACGATATATTGCACTTGCTCATGTTAAATCTGAATTTTCGGTTGAAGGATCAGAACTCATGTTTGAATTAAAAGTGGAACATTACCGAAAACTCACCCCGGCAAAAGTGGTAAAAACACCCTTTTTTGATCCAGAAAGGAAACGCTCATGCCCGGCGTAA